DNA sequence from the Phocoena sinus isolate mPhoSin1 chromosome 9, mPhoSin1.pri, whole genome shotgun sequence genome:
tataaaatgacAGGGGTTTCTACTTTGTTATTTTGTACCACAGTTGACACTGACATGTTTGTGGAATGTTACGTTTCCTAACAAATTAACTAAAGTTTCTGAACTATCTAATGAGACAGAGTATTTCAAACAATTTGTTATATTTGCAGCCTTGAATGAGAGCATATGGTATTGATTTGTGTAATATTCAATACTTTTTAttagtgtttaaaataataaaccgAACAACATTTAAACACTGTCTTTTATAGGGATACGACACatatgcttgttttttttttttttttttttttttttttttttttttttgcggagcacaggctctggacgcgcaggctcagtgaccatggctcacgggcccagccgctccgcggcacgtgggatccccccgtaccggggcacgaacccgtgccccctgcatcggcaggcggaccctcaaccactgtgccaccagggaagcccccatatgcTTGTTTTGAACTCATGAAACTAAGAAGCGAGTAGATATGTCTGTTTCTTATTATCTCAGGTAAAATTTACCTTTCAATTGAGAACAATTTGGCACACAAGTTTATTTGGTTAAATTTATGGCATTTGATATTCACAAagccttcaatttttaaaaagtctccagGCAAATAAATGTTCAAATTAATGCAATCTGCCTACTTTTGTTCAGATTTTAAGTGCCCAAAGGATATGAGAAAAAGAGAGCTCAATCAATGCCAGGTAACAGCAAAACAAATTGTCCAAAGAAAGCCAAAAATCTAAGAATGTAAGTTTATGTGTTTAAGCCTGATCAATGCTCATTACAGTCATCACTTAGTGATTTAGAGCTGCCTCTCGCTCAGATTCTTGACTGAGGAgctgccttttccttttattaatcaGTTCAGACATTACCTATGGTGTTGCCAATTTGCAAAGCATGGAGGACAGAATAGACGCTCACCAAATACTCATTGAATGGTTAGTCTAGCTCCCTTGAACAGTTTTAACTCATCCTCTGTTGGTAATCTGAATCAAGAGGAAGTAATAAAGACCACTTTCTTCAACAAAAGAGTCACTGCCAGGAAGTCAGTGATATTGGGAGACCCTGATCTGGCTGGGTTTTCCTCCAATTCCTCAGCCCACAACAGTGTTAGGACACAAGAGTGACACACGACTGCCCAGGTGTGAAGGATAAGAGGGAAGACTGATCTTGAATCCAGGGATACCACCTGCTGAATTTGTACCCGAATTTTGGGGAGAGTTTCCTGCCATAGAAAACTAGAAACTTTTAAATACGTGGAGTTAACTAAACTTTCTAGAggtatttttaaggaatttaattCTATTATCTTTCAATTCCATTACGTTTTTGTCTTTAACGATaagtataagaaaagaaatagtatttttattatatatgtgaaTACTATTCATATTGATATTCTAGAATAGAAAGACAAAGAACTTGACATGCAATTTAAATGATTATACCCTTGTAAGACTCCAAGGAAGAAACTTGGACAAATAGGGATAAAATAAAGCGATGCAACCACCACTAGGAGAATGTGATGAAATGCAGAGTTCAAGGGCAGAtaacacgtacacacacacacacacacacacacacacacagaattttacTCTCAGAgttaaattttcataaattattttacttgaTTTAGTTTTATAGGAAGAAATGCCTTGCATATAGTAGGTAGTTCATGAACATGTCCTCGCTTATTATTCCaatttgacagaaaaataaatagccTCGTTGAGACACTTGTCTTCCATAAGGATAGATGGTAATATATGATATAAAGTCTTTATATGCAGCAGGATAATTTTgatagaacagagaaaaatgaaagtggaaagtacaaatatatttaagaaaattgcatgaacactccaaaaatatatattctggagCTTTTCAGCTAGGATTCTTAATTGATATCAAATAGCCATTCTGAGATGCAGTGATAGCATAGTGATTTTCTAACAGGAGAAGTAAGAGAATAGCAAGCGAATGAGTTGTGTGTGGTTATGAGAAAATTCCTTTCTCTACTTCGCTGAGTTGTTAAGGTTTATAACGATATTAACAGAGTAATGTTTTGTTAACTATTGCAAACAGATGTGCACATtttggtgaaatatttttaaactatgggAGAGCAATTGGGAGCATAGCATTTAATCTACTGGGCACCCTATGTTAAGTTTTGGTTTGATAAATTTCTGATGAAGTGAAATAGGAAAGATGTATCATTAACACTTAATGTAAAACTAGAAACTGTTTGAGAAGTGGTCTAAGGAGTTAGTTTTGACTCAGAGGTAACACAGCCGGAGGTGATTGTTTTTTGGTAGGTTGCTTTATCCAAGCTTTACagaaatgactaaaaaaaaaaaaaaaaaaaaaaaactgttatggAACATTTTGTGACATTTCATTTGTCAACTATCAGATGATCTGCTTAAGTTTTTATGAAAACGGTGACATAAATTGGATGGTTAATTGTAGTATTCCTATTTCTCTGACCCATTTTGTCCCTTTCAgtccaaaaatatatatgaacctgCTGAAAAGCAAAACACTTGTGTGTTGTTCAAGTACTTGTAAATATTCTTGAAACAGGTTAATGAaatttgggggtggggcccaTGCCACTTTTTTGAGTTACTCATCTTAAAACAAATTATGGGGTAGGGAAACTTAAAAGTTTATGAGGTGGACATGGGaagaatggaaatattttaagcacACCAAAAGAAATACCCATAAATATTCCAAGTCACATTATTCTCAGAAGTTCTGCCCCTGGAAGACATCACATCGTTCTGTTAGACAATCACCATTCGGCAACATTATTCTTGGAGTCATAACTTTAGGAATGGTGTCAGAAACCAAGTGGGAATTAGAGTATTTAAGGTCAGCGGTTAGAAAGTCATCTATTCTGCTCACAGCACTACTAAGCACCAGTACCCACATTTCTCTGAACGCTTTCCTACGTTTTGAGTTTGGAATTTTGAGATGAGGAAAATCAACTCAGTTGAATGCAGACCTTGAACCTTAATCAGAAGGATATACCTATTAGATTAAACTCCTAATTGCCAATATTGAAAACGTAGTTTTTTGTTCTTCCACGTTAGGTAATACCTTGGAAACCCggttgatttttgttgttgttctggtgctggtggtggtgttggcttttttcttgttttttttttttgaccaccaatggaaagaaaaatattaaaatgttttgaattgtAATAGTTCATGAGAAAAGACCAACAGAAACATCAGTGTAGTGCCCTCAAAATATCCaggtaatattttgtaatatttaaaaattccatctagaccaatgtggaaaaaaaaaagattcagtagagaaaactgaaatttacaCAAAATGTGTATATACCTAAAGGTTGAATTTTTTGGGCATAATTAGAATAATAGGGAAAACCTCAGTAAAGTGAGGACACTGTTTTATTGCCAACAAACAGTGGATTAAAATTGATGCTGAAtaattgtatgtttttttttaaaaatcagaatataaataGATCAAAGTTAATAGTTATAGAGGCAAATATTGCTACCTAATTTGAAAAAAAGCCACGTAAGACAGAATAAAACTAAATAACTGTCTAATATtgctaataaaaatacattttagaatactTTAGGACTTTTCATAAGTCTGGAGATAACTTTattcaaaagaatgaattatAACATAAgtttgaagttttgttttctgattaaatttttttaGTCTCTACCAAATTATTTAAAGAATGACTAAAGAAGATTTAAGGTCTAAGGTGATACTATTCATtcaattgttttcttgtttttaaaatgtatgaatttgACTTGATGTTTTTCTCTAGTTTAGAGTTTTAAAGAACAAATGTTAATTACCTTTAACCTCTTTTATAttaatatgttagaaaaaaattcctttattggatattatttaaattgaagcaaaaactcattcatttaattttttttaatgtaaaactttATCAAGAAGAGACCTGTGCATAACTGTGGTGTTAGCAGGAGTTACTTTAGTGAgataaattaacttaaaatttcaaaacaaaacaatgaaaagctTACATAGCTATTTACTGACTTTCCTATTTTCGAATCTTCCGTTTTGAATCAATATTCAAATAGAACTGAATAGTCAAATTTGAATTTGAAGTGTTATGAtgatatatttattgagttttcgGTTTTTGTATTTTAAACCAAAGTGGTTAAGTAAAGAAAACTGGCTGAAACTTGCAACTATTCCAAGAGAGTTCCATTTATTCACtttccaaaaatgtaaaacaaatgcaGCATGTACTTTAAATATTCCTAAGAGATACCGcaactcattttaatttattgcaGGAGAATGTGGCAGATTGCAATGACTACTTTGGGACCTTTACAGGTTATTGAATATTTACAGTAATATACGATATGTGGTGATATTCCCATCCTGaaaagattattacaaaatagaaaatctatATACCTAAGAGAGGTTTTGACTGTTTTTGGAAAGTCACTATGAATTACCAAGTAATTCAACTATGTTGTAGAACTCAAAGCTTATTGTGTCAATATTCATTAAGGGAAATacataaaagttaaattaatCTACAAATTTACaccattttaagaaaatttagcattaaaatattcataaaagagGTTAATTAGATGTGATTCTTCAAATTTCCCTATCCCTAGATCtttaatatatctatatttttaaatatcaaaatatttaatatatctaTAGTTGCTTTAATTTATCTGTATTCATCAGTTTTTACAGTGAATCTACATTGCTTTATAATAACATAACTACTTCccttaaataaattttgttttacgAAAAATATTACTTGAGTTGTGTATTCTCTAATGTATTCAAGAATGTTTTGCTAGAGAAAGTAAGGACAGAACTGATAACTTCTTTAGATGTCATTGCCtactaaaataaagatttaaaaatataatgaaaattcaaatttgaaaaaatgaaatttgattcAGTCCCGTTAGAAAGGCAGATACTGTAAGTCTTATTCTAGCTCTGCAACTAACTATCTAAGAGGGTGGAATAAAATGACCCAACAGGCACTTGTACCtctgttattttataattggTGTTTTAGGTATACGAACTATACAATCACAAATATATTGTATAATAAGATTCAACTCACATCAGATGGAAACTTAAACTAAATCAATATGGTCAGTACAGGCtcatgaaagaatatatatatatatatatatatatacttgctGTTATATAGtaaacatataattttacatacacacacacacacacacacacacacacacacacacacacacacatacatatatattcttagaCTGCAAGCGTTTGGTTTTTAAACCATTTGGTCAGATTGATCCAGAAGTGTAATCCTAGTGTTATTTACCTAAAGGCACTGGATTTCGATTCCATTTTCTAATACATACCTGCCTTCCAGCTTCATTGTTATGTAGGTTCATTGCTAACAGTACTTTGCTGTCTTTTCCCGTGGTGTTTCTGATGGGGAAATCTAGGAACTTTCTGCTGAACCACATGCCATACTGGACATCATCAGAGCAGCCCCCCCAGTGCCAGCCTTCATTTGCTGAGCCGCCGTTCTGCAACGTGGTGTCACAGGAACACTCGGTCATGTTGCCTGCACTGCATGACCTGGTCACAGAATGCACCAGGCCTGCAGCCATCACAGCATAAATAAATGCTGTTTCCTTGGTgcctagaataaaacataagtTGCTAAATGAATGAGTCATACCGTTCTCTGTTTATGTTCATAACAAAGTCTTCTACTTATCTTCTTATCAGGGAAGCAACTTTTCAATGGATGCTTTAATGAGTACATATTTAAGAAAGGACAATTTCATATTGttctcagcttttaaaaaagcaacatgAATTTTCGGTATGATTTTCCTATATTGTATATCATAAATTGTCCCCATACCTTAAtatcatctgtttatttttaaaatttgaaatatatgtcAGCATCCAGCTCAGCACTTAACAGAcaataaaaattctataaatacaCGTTGAATTTAAAATCCCTCGTATGGATACGTAAATAGTGATACAATGCCCAAAGGAGTCCTGCTTACCCTTCTcgttaaatttaaaatgtgttatcaGAAAACACAAGCTGAAAAATTTGGTATGACTTTTGTTGTGTAAAAAATACATGTCAGAATGCAAATTAAGCAAAGACCAAAGCAATTAGGAGATAAATGTTGCAGTTTCATTTCACATCAAAGACTGATTTTTTAAGGATATCCtgaaaaacaatattaatatgaaagttaaatattatatattcttatatacaGTATTATATCGTCTTACAGTATTAAAGGCAGTTAAAGATAATTGAAATGtcatcagcaaaaaaaaaaaattgttatggaAAACAACTGAATGTTGAATATGGATATCACACACCTGCAATAGGTTTTTGAGCTAAAATCTTTGACAATTAAAGTCCcattaaaacagtaataaaatggACTAGAAGGGACTCAGCGGGCGACATTTTCCCCCCCTTTGGAGATGTTTAGATTGGAGTAGAAACGTTATCACGTCGTTGTCCAATAAACCCTTTCAACAGCTGATGCCTCTACATTTCAGCAACTGTGAAGAacacatcctcttcttttttttctgcaggGAGTCAGGGCTCTTTCGGAAGGGTGTGCCGGCCAAAGCGCAGCGGGGCAAAAGCGATGCTTTGGCGGCGGTGAGTGTAGGGACCCGGCGGGGAAGGGTCAAAGGTGGAGGGGGAACCGAAATGAATGTGAAAAACAACTAAGAATCTTTCAGCGCCCAGGGCCTGAAGTCCTTTGAATCTGCTGATACCTCTGTACCTTTATCCTTACCAAGTCACTGCTAGGCCGGTGGAAGTGGAACTTTGTGTTACTGCAGCTTCCCGCGCCGCGGCTGTGCGCAGAGGAGGGAAAAGATAGAAGGAAAGGAATAGAGGGGAGAACTAAAGTAGTGCTCGAGCTAGCCTCACGTGGGGCTGCCCGGGACAGTCCCTTTAAAATCGCCATTATCCCGTCTTCCCGGTGCTGTAAGGAGCCAACCAGCTTGGGGCTTCGCTGCAATTAGCCAGGGCTCGGTGCGCAGCGGAGCTGCTTTTAAATCAAAGCAGCTGCGGCAGCGGCATTCCCTGTAGCCGACATCATGTTTCTCCAGCTGGTCACCCACGTAGGGGGGCGCTACGGGGTCCGAGGGGTCGGCGGGGTGGAGTGTCAGCTTTTCCCCAACTCCGGCCGGGCGCCGCGGGGAAGGGGGAAGAGCTACAGCTCCACGCGCCCCGCTCGGGACCTGGGGTGTCACCCTGTccaggacagcacctgcaccCGGGTCTGGCTTCAGTCGCCCCCAGTTTCATTGCACTAAAGGAACTCTCTGGGGATTTAGGGAGCGACGGGACCACGCAAGCACTCTTTATTTACAAGAATTGGAGGACCTGCCCTCCGTCCCGCGCCAGCTGCGAGCGTCCCGGGACTCACCGCTGCTCAGCTCGTAGCCAAAGAGAGGGCTGGTGTCAGacggggcggcggcggccgccAGGCAGTTCCATCTCTCGTATCTGAACTGGCTCCTGCACTCCTGAATGCCCAGACGGGCGCCCTCGCAGATGCTCGGCAGCAGGTACGGTTTCCTCTTGCACAGCTCCTTCTGGCGGCTGTTCAGCGGCAAGCTGGCGCAGCCCAGCTTCTCCGGAACCCCAAAGGAGGCGATGCCCAACCACCTGTAAGACACGGCCGCCCCTAGCGTCAGCCGCTGCCCTGCTCTCCTCCCAATCCCAGATGTTTACCCGAAATTTAGGTCGCCCGCCCTAGAGTCCCGcctctcctctccagcctcagctgAAAGTTCCCTGAGGCTGGACATCCCTTTTGCCACAAACCCCGTGCGCCCCTGCTGCCCCCATACTCACATCCAGTTTCCTTGGGCTCCGCAGGGGAACAGCGTGAGCAGGGCTGCCCACAGCGCGCACAGGCGGGACAGTCCCTGGAGCGCTGCTCTGTCCATGGCCCCCGCATGGAGTcccccaggcccagccactcctcttCGACCCTCCCCAGCCAGAGGCCCACCAGGACAGAGGTCAGTTCCCCAGCACCAAGTTGTCCCTCGCCTCCTTTCTCCCTGCAGACAACGTAAAAAGAAGGCCAGCCGTAGTAGGGGCTCTCAGCAGCCTTCTCCTCGCGAGCTGGGAGCAGCGTGAGGAAGTTGGGAAAGTAGCTTGGGGCACTCCTCCCGAGACGAGTTGAAGATGTGCCGGAGATGCGGGAGCGTCCCTCGCATTCCAAGGTGAGAAACTTCTGTTGATGTAGCTCTGTCTCCATCGCCCCCGGcctctcctcccatctcctccccctGGCCGCGCCTGGAGCCTGATTGGCCCAGCAGCGGCCCCTCATCTCATCATCCCGGGTCCTCAGGCTCTCATTGGCTGAGAGCAGGCTCCGCGGGGGGCGCTCGGGCCCGCTGTTCCCCGACAGCCGGTCCAGATCCTGTGTTCCTGACCTTTCCTCCTGTCGCAGTTTCCTGAGAGCGGGTCTCTGCGGGAGGGGTATTGATTCAACCCGAAGACTGATAGGGGAGCTTCTGTCTTAACAACCCTGGGTGAAGGTGTGGGTTGAATGGGCGACGTTTGAGTTCCACCCACCCCAGTCTCATTTGGATTAATTACCCTCTGGGTGGAGTGGATGGAAAAATCTCACTGCCCCcgtttctttcctctccttcacctCTTTTTGAGTCAGAGTTGGTACCAAAAAATTGACCTTTCAACACCCTGCTTGAGGTCTCAACGTTTCAGGAGACTTTAGAGAATGAGTAAAGTACTTGTCAAGCTTGAGGTCGATCATCGTGCACATCGTGCAATGTGCAGGCGTTTACTTTTATCGAAAGGGAAGATTCCAGCCTAGCATCGAACCTACCATATTTAAATTGTGTTAGGTGATTTTCTTTTACGATTTTGCTTATCTTCCGTAGTCTTTGAGGGCACTGTCAGAAGATGGAGGGCACAGAGAGAATGCGAGTGAGAGCTGTCTGGAGAGCTCTAGAAAGATGAGGGCTgtgttctttcccttctctccaatGCACACTATGTCTCTCTTGGAGACTTTGGACAGGGCTACACATTGAAGACAAATTTCAAAAGCTTACTTATgaaacacctactgtgtgtccaCTATTGTGAGAATTTATGAAGATCCCTTCCCTTAAAGGCACAGCCTTTCTGGTCTTGTCTCCAGCCGTGGAGACAAGtctgaaacaaaataatttgagattATCAGTAAAGGAAAGTATAGACTCCAGCAAGTTACTCTTTGGAGCCAAAGAGTTCGGAAGCAGGAGAATGTTCTGGTGCCTGGAAGTTCAGAGAGTTTAGTTAACCAGTGTTTTCCAGGTTAGAGGATCTCTGGGGAGAACTCTGAATTCTGGCGGCACGTGCTTGGCTGCGGTATCAGAAAACCCTCTCTCACCTAGCTGGTGACAGGAAATGTTTATGAGGGGCATCACCTGCTCCTCAGAGGACTTCTGAAATGTTCGTAAACTCTTCAGGGCATACCACCTTAGTGGGTTCCAAAATCCAGACTTACTCAAATTAAAGATTTACTTTATTAGCTTTATCctcaaataaatgattttatttgctGCATGTCTCCTATATCAGCCCAGAGCAATAAAAGCTCACTGAAATTCCCATCCTGTCCCATTCATTcctttatccaacaaatatttattgagtgaacgCTATGTACCAGGTCCTAAAGCCACATTGTAATTTTTAGAGAGTCAAGTTGATGATAGGGTGTAGTTACTGATCCAGAAATATTTTGGCTAATGGCTAGTGGCCTCTCTGAAAACCAGAGGCTTCATCCAAGCTCACTTTATTCTGTGAGCCTCTCCATGAGGGATAGTGGAGAATTCCCTGCTGAACTCCTGCCATGGGGCCCAGTACACGAGATCCTGGTTTTGAGCACAATTTACTGAACAGATTAAGAACGTGGTGAGGAACATCCCGAGCAGATATCTAAGTGGCCCAAATGGTGAAACTAGAGAAGAGGCTTCCTCTGCAGGGGTATTGGGGAAGAACTGGGGGAGTGGAGAACACGAATACTTTAGGTTGATTTTTCGAGCCAACGATGGTAGATGTTTTAAGGAAGTTGCTGGACTTTTTTCCTTTAGGAAGATATACTGAGCCTCTGTTACGGGTTAAAAAGTGGGGATAGCACTGAGTTAAATGGTAGTGGAGTTTATAGCCCAGTTGGCAATCACAGCCAGAGCAATGAATGCATTGGGGAAGTATTGTGCTCTGGGAACACACACTGTAGGATTACTTAATCTAGTTTGGGAGTGGGGTCACTTGAATGTTGCCTTTGTTGTTAGTCTAGGGATCAAACACTGTCCAGGCGTCCAGATAAACCTTTAGAGGGGCACTCACAGTATTCTATCCTTAGAGTCGAAGACCACTGGGTCAACTAGTTTCAAATCCAAGGCACAGTTTCAGGGCCTGAGTGGTCCTGCATCTTTTCTGTGTGGTCTAGGGCCTTAGGGGTCATTCTGTTCATATCTCTAAAGCAAAGGAGACTTACTTCCAGGAGATGGTCCAGCTGAAGAATTAAGCTTCTTATTCAACAAGCAGACATTTGAGTGCCTTTTTTGTGTCATGCACTGAGAGCCTACATGCCccctgtgttttctctcttctctctccatgcAAAGATTCAAACCCCTCAAATTGgtgctcattttatagataaagaaatgaatttggaGACActaagaaacttgctcaaggccactcAGCTAGAAGATAGTAGAGTCAAAAATCGATCTTATTTTAGAGGTCTTGTTTCTCCTACCACAACATACTGCCTCAGAACTTGATTAAAaagcactgcttttttttttttttcctttttttgaccAAATCCCAGGTATCTGGTCTCAAGGTCTAAATTCCTCTTCTGTGTCCCGTGGATCTTTATATCACAGTTCACAGATCTCGCCATCAAAAGAGATGTTCTGTTCTGTGAACATAAACAAAAACCCACAATGGGTGGGTGGGTCTCCTGAAGAGGTCTCCCTGAAGTCGGGTCTCTCAGAGGCAGATGGCGGTCTGCGTGGATGCCCTTCCATTCCACCTCCACccccgtcccccacccccactttgcTGTCTGGTTTTTGTGGACTGGGAGGTATAGTGGGAAGAGCACTGGGCTGAGCTGAGCGATTGGGTTTCCAGTTAGCAGGTTATAACCTTGGGCAATCAATTTCACTT
Encoded proteins:
- the WNT16 gene encoding protein Wnt-16, which gives rise to MDRAALQGLSRLCALWAALLTLFPCGAQGNWMWLGIASFGVPEKLGCASLPLNSRQKELCKRKPYLLPSICEGARLGIQECRSQFRYERWNCLAAAAAPSDTSPLFGYELSSGTKETAFIYAVMAAGLVHSVTRSCSAGNMTECSCDTTLQNGGSANEGWHWGGCSDDVQYGMWFSRKFLDFPIRNTTGKDSKVLLAMNLHNNEAGRQAVAKLMSLDCRCHGVSGSCAVKTCWKTMSSFEKIGRLLKDKYENSVQISDKIKRKMHRREKDQRKIPIHKDDLLYINKSPNYCVEDKKLGIPGTQGRECNRTSEGADGCNLLCCGRGYNTHVVRHVERCECKFIWCCYVRCRRCESMTDVHTCK